A single region of the Demequina sp. genome encodes:
- the efeB gene encoding iron uptake transporter deferrochelatase/peroxidase subunit has product MSQPTTQPDAEETPAPKGPSRRAVLGVSAGVVGAAAIAGAGGFAAGRATASTLDLKSYAFRGEHQSGIVTAQQDRLHFAAFDLTTSSRDDVIALLKAWTEAAERLMAGGELGSGAVGGSYVAPPDDTGEALGLPASGLTITFGFGPGLFEKDGVDRFGLASRRPEQLIDLPHFGGDILDPTFVGGDLCIQACADDPQVAVHAIRNLSRIAFGTAAIRWTQLGFGRTSSTTTTQTTPRNLMGFKDGTRNLRAEETSEIDRFVWADAGDGQAWMATGSYLVARRIRIRAEIWDRTSLSEQEASIGRTKGSGAPLSGGNEFTEPDFSREGGDGEPLIPTDSHVTLAHPDTNNGQRMLRRGYNFTDGADSLGRLDAGLFFLAYVRDPRTQFVPVQNQLSKSDALTLEYLQTTGSALFAVPGGIGAGEYVGQALFS; this is encoded by the coding sequence GTGTCACAGCCCACCACCCAGCCCGACGCCGAGGAGACTCCCGCTCCAAAGGGACCCTCGCGTCGGGCGGTGTTGGGCGTCAGCGCGGGCGTTGTGGGGGCGGCGGCTATCGCGGGCGCCGGCGGCTTCGCGGCGGGGCGCGCCACGGCGTCCACGCTCGACCTCAAGTCGTACGCCTTCCGCGGCGAGCACCAGAGCGGCATCGTCACCGCCCAGCAGGACAGGCTGCACTTCGCGGCGTTCGACCTCACCACCTCATCCCGCGATGACGTGATTGCGCTGCTCAAGGCCTGGACCGAGGCGGCCGAGAGGCTCATGGCGGGCGGGGAGCTTGGGTCCGGGGCGGTTGGGGGGTCCTATGTGGCGCCGCCCGACGATACTGGGGAGGCGCTGGGCCTGCCCGCGTCCGGGCTGACCATCACGTTTGGCTTTGGCCCCGGGCTCTTCGAGAAGGACGGCGTTGACCGCTTTGGCCTCGCGTCCCGCAGGCCGGAGCAGCTCATCGATCTGCCGCACTTCGGCGGCGACATCCTCGATCCCACCTTCGTCGGCGGCGACCTGTGCATCCAGGCGTGCGCTGACGATCCGCAGGTGGCGGTGCACGCGATCCGCAACCTGTCCCGCATCGCGTTCGGCACCGCCGCGATTCGGTGGACGCAGCTCGGCTTTGGCCGCACCTCGTCCACGACCACCACGCAGACAACGCCCCGCAACCTCATGGGATTCAAGGACGGCACGCGCAACCTGCGCGCCGAGGAGACTTCTGAGATTGACCGCTTCGTATGGGCCGACGCTGGGGACGGGCAGGCGTGGATGGCCACGGGGTCGTACCTGGTCGCCAGGCGGATTCGCATTCGCGCCGAGATCTGGGACCGCACGTCGCTCTCCGAGCAGGAGGCGTCGATTGGACGGACGAAGGGCTCCGGTGCACCGCTGAGCGGCGGCAACGAGTTCACCGAGCCGGACTTCTCGCGCGAGGGAGGAGATGGCGAGCCGCTCATCCCCACGGATTCGCACGTGACGCTCGCGCACCCGGACACCAACAACGGCCAGCGCATGCTGCGCCGTGGCTACAACTTCACCGACGGTGCGGATTCGCTCGGGCGGCTAGACGCCGGGCTGTTCTTCCTCGCGTACGTGCGGGATCCGCGCACGCAGTTCGTTCCCGTGCAGAACCAGCTGTCGAAGTCCGACGCGCTCACCCTCGAGTACCTGCAGACCACGGGATCCGCGCTGTTCGCGGTGCCTGGCGGTATTGGCGCGGGCGAGTACGTGGGCCAGGCGCTGTTCTCCTAG
- a CDS encoding PadR family transcriptional regulator has translation MNETDPFAADLLRGNTDTIVLGVLRRGDSYGFEIHKAIRDAAGGEHEIKEATLYATYRRLEKDGLVESYWGDESQGGRRKYYRITDAGRAVYRGRVAAWVATRRIIDTLLDVKDQ, from the coding sequence GTGAACGAAACAGACCCCTTCGCCGCGGACCTGCTCCGCGGCAACACCGACACCATCGTGCTCGGCGTGCTCCGACGCGGAGACAGCTACGGATTCGAGATCCACAAGGCGATCCGCGACGCTGCCGGCGGCGAGCATGAGATCAAGGAAGCGACCCTCTACGCCACGTACCGCCGTCTCGAGAAGGACGGCCTCGTGGAGTCGTACTGGGGGGACGAGTCCCAGGGCGGCAGGCGCAAGTACTACCGCATCACCGACGCCGGGCGCGCCGTCTATCGCGGCCGCGTGGCCGCGTGGGTCGCCACGCGACGCATCATCGACACCCTCCTCGACGTGAAGGACCAGTAA
- a CDS encoding permease prefix domain 1-containing protein encodes MNTDIHRLLDEAFESVEITPETRELKEEIRANLMARAAELEATGLTPANAARKAIDELGPVEDLLGTPAQASTEKPSVAELAMRNKVRPNPGFVVRTTLLSVAAAAALTLAVLAGFDVIGGGADAVLGLGLAGAAILGFVTADSLHQETSNNYAMPLGRAVGWGVATFAGVASLASFGAFAYDTSAVALAVAGGVLALASIGLFSWLGATQTNRHKAWVRDLGANYSAHQGGEWNDPRAAARFGMYTGAIWVAGIGAAVALAIIFAWWWALVVLGVCIVLTMIVQASMMFRPKKD; translated from the coding sequence ATGAACACCGACATCCACCGCCTGCTCGACGAGGCCTTCGAATCCGTCGAGATAACCCCAGAGACGCGCGAGCTGAAGGAAGAGATCCGCGCCAACCTCATGGCTCGCGCTGCCGAGCTCGAGGCGACCGGCCTCACCCCCGCCAACGCGGCGCGCAAGGCCATCGACGAGCTCGGACCCGTCGAGGACCTGCTTGGGACTCCCGCGCAGGCCTCCACCGAGAAGCCTTCGGTCGCCGAGCTCGCGATGCGCAACAAGGTGCGCCCCAACCCGGGCTTCGTGGTGCGGACGACGCTGCTGAGCGTTGCGGCTGCGGCGGCCCTCACGCTCGCGGTCCTCGCGGGCTTCGACGTGATCGGCGGAGGCGCCGACGCTGTGCTCGGCCTCGGCTTGGCGGGCGCCGCGATCTTGGGGTTCGTTACGGCGGACTCGCTGCACCAGGAGACGAGCAACAACTATGCGATGCCACTGGGTCGCGCCGTTGGCTGGGGCGTCGCGACGTTTGCCGGCGTCGCCTCGCTCGCGAGCTTCGGAGCGTTCGCGTATGACACCTCGGCAGTCGCGCTCGCCGTTGCCGGAGGCGTGCTCGCGTTGGCGTCGATCGGCCTGTTCTCGTGGCTCGGCGCCACCCAGACCAACCGCCACAAGGCGTGGGTTCGCGACCTCGGCGCGAACTACTCGGCGCATCAGGGCGGCGAGTGGAACGACCCGCGGGCCGCGGCGCGATTCGGGATGTACACGGGCGCCATCTGGGTCGCAGGAATCGGCGCCGCGGTGGCGCTCGCAATCATCTTCGCGTGGTGGTGGGCGCTCGTGGTGCTCGGCGTGTGCATCGTGCTGACGATGATCGTCCAGGCATCGATGATGTTCCGGCCCAAGAAGGACTGA